The Neisseria yangbaofengii genome contains a region encoding:
- a CDS encoding methyltransferase, with product MNQDPRWQIHRHLARQTDERLALVRHIPQHILLIGADADISRSLLASRYPKAVFSEYDPRPDFLQTAAAERKSSFWQKLTGKQIGQHCQPLSQALPEAAADMLWANLSLTTAAELPPVFQNWANALKTDGLLFFTHFGQETLAELTGRLKNHGIDCRAPTLIDMHDIGDMLAGNGFYDPVTDTAKLDLHYKKADTFRQDMDTLGLSQAITFTRPEAAQACIDRIFAEEGGLTVTLETVYGHAVKALKLPQGESLVQFYPKG from the coding sequence ATGAATCAAGACCCACGCTGGCAAATCCACCGCCACCTTGCCCGACAAACCGACGAACGCTTGGCATTGGTGCGCCACATACCGCAACACATCCTGCTGATTGGCGCAGATGCCGACATCAGCCGCAGCCTGCTGGCTTCGCGTTATCCCAAAGCCGTCTTCAGCGAATACGACCCCCGCCCCGACTTTCTTCAAACGGCCGCTGCCGAGCGCAAAAGCAGCTTCTGGCAAAAACTCACCGGCAAACAGATTGGGCAACATTGCCAACCTTTAAGCCAAGCGTTGCCCGAAGCCGCCGCCGATATGCTGTGGGCCAACCTCAGCCTGACAACCGCCGCCGAACTCCCGCCCGTGTTCCAAAACTGGGCAAACGCCCTCAAAACCGACGGCCTGCTGTTTTTCACCCACTTCGGACAAGAAACGTTGGCGGAACTCACAGGCCGTCTGAAAAACCACGGCATCGATTGCCGCGCACCTACCCTAATCGACATGCACGACATCGGCGACATGCTCGCCGGCAACGGCTTCTACGACCCGGTAACAGACACCGCCAAACTCGACCTGCACTACAAAAAAGCCGACACTTTTCGGCAGGACATGGACACATTGGGCCTGTCGCAAGCCATTACCTTCACCCGCCCCGAAGCCGCCCAAGCCTGTATCGACCGTATTTTCGCAGAAGAAGGCGGCCTCACGGTTACACTGGAAACCGTGTACGGCCATGCGGTCAAAGCCTTGAAACTACCGCAGGGGGAAAGTTTGGTGCAGTTTTATCCGAAGGGGTAA
- a CDS encoding ComF family protein produces MDFLSYWRRMKQRSWWRAHRCVLCHDSASDGLCRGCLADLSESFTDAVNSCPLCFRQIVGGAVCGQCQKKPPKFERMWASVYYEAPVSGMVHQFKHLGDMSMRRPLADLMRRHAPDWLDIAEIDFVLPMPLSKARRFYRGFNQSEELAESLAREYGWQVLPRQMVERAHKPPQSTLKSDERRRNVRNIFKINKPLPENCKILLIDDVLTTGATLNELAKMLKASGASAVYCWCLARSQLKR; encoded by the coding sequence ATGGATTTTCTTTCTTATTGGCGCAGAATGAAACAACGCTCGTGGTGGCGCGCCCATCGCTGCGTATTATGCCACGATTCTGCTTCAGACGGCCTGTGTCGCGGCTGCTTGGCCGATTTGTCAGAAAGCTTTACCGATGCGGTCAATAGCTGCCCTTTGTGTTTTCGGCAGATTGTCGGCGGGGCGGTGTGTGGCCAGTGTCAGAAAAAGCCGCCGAAATTTGAGCGGATGTGGGCTTCGGTGTATTATGAGGCGCCGGTCAGCGGCATGGTGCATCAGTTCAAACATTTGGGCGACATGAGCATGCGGCGGCCGTTGGCGGATTTAATGCGCCGCCATGCGCCGGATTGGCTGGATATTGCCGAGATTGATTTCGTGCTGCCCATGCCGTTGAGCAAAGCCAGACGGTTTTATCGCGGCTTCAATCAGAGCGAAGAATTGGCCGAAAGCTTGGCGCGTGAATACGGCTGGCAAGTGTTGCCGCGCCAAATGGTCGAGCGCGCCCACAAACCGCCGCAAAGCACGCTCAAAAGCGATGAGCGACGGCGTAATGTGCGCAACATTTTCAAAATAAACAAGCCTTTGCCTGAAAACTGTAAGATATTGTTAATCGATGATGTGTTGACCACCGGTGCAACATTAAACGAATTGGCGAAAATGCTGAAAGCATCGGGCGCAAGCGCGGTTTATTGCTGGTGTTTGGCGCGTTCGCAATTGAAAAGATAG
- a CDS encoding methionine-binding protein, whose product MKLLLFTALILLGGCVYHETPYGRTAVIDLPTRSETVIRKTVNVNAPPGTTVIYQDSTPAGYPAGYPAYPRRYGRYD is encoded by the coding sequence ATGAAACTGCTTTTGTTCACCGCACTGATTTTACTCGGTGGCTGCGTATACCACGAAACGCCCTACGGCCGTACCGCCGTGATTGATTTGCCGACGCGCTCGGAAACGGTGATTCGCAAAACCGTCAATGTCAACGCGCCGCCGGGCACGACCGTTATTTATCAAGACAGCACGCCGGCGGGCTATCCGGCAGGCTATCCCGCGTATCCGCGCCGGTATGGGCGTTATGATTGA
- a CDS encoding DNA modification system-associated small protein, with amino-acid sequence MNKETEKRVADLLLWSDGTAKQLMIKIAGEHGVSVDALAELVAWERDQQERIRKRGMTEAFNEIFENKTYWK; translated from the coding sequence ATGAATAAGGAAACCGAAAAGAGAGTGGCGGATTTGCTGCTGTGGAGTGACGGCACGGCAAAGCAGCTGATGATTAAAATTGCCGGAGAGCACGGAGTATCCGTCGATGCTTTGGCAGAATTGGTGGCATGGGAACGCGACCAGCAGGAACGTATCCGCAAACGGGGCATGACGGAAGCGTTTAACGAAATCTTTGAAAACAAAACCTACTGGAAATAA
- a CDS encoding FtsK/SpoIIIE domain-containing protein: MMYRLKHTDKKWDTDFFHTLMSDKRIISSEEAKKIRSRLNEAGALPYLDGHYDWAMLCIGYCFTKGFTDIPGKLNPAPDAKGTEIPSFQTCFQDYSRLWLVMLSDALFRLNPDRDLGKEDLYALIHSLWHTGAVELNGLWEGCKRFKPDDELAARQTFLNELTDLAVKNAGLGSMTEISDGQAEQGPSENQEQRLRKAFAQQNIGIADLKFNHAGARYDIYRLRLSRYTDLDRYHQGLCSELGVQKSALRIEPCYNNESHAYDVKLLRDENKWHKLGAQKFAEALKSYDKDYILPVCIGIDEYGKAHFKDLASAPHLLIGGTTGSGKSVFVRTLLRSLFDLCKGQDKMEVAILDPKKVDYRIFENEEDLYEERILDDYDEMYQFLLESVEESECRYALMSRHRVEKLAQLPENIRPRYRVIVVDELANLLKHKDDIEKQLIMLAEKARASGIHLILSTQRPDAQVLDGTLRSNLPARIALSVQKSTESKIILDETGAENLLGKGDHLVKWDNGTPFFLHGFDV, from the coding sequence ATGATGTACCGATTGAAACATACCGATAAAAAATGGGATACCGACTTTTTTCATACTTTGATGAGTGATAAGCGGATCATCTCCAGCGAAGAAGCCAAAAAAATCCGCAGCAGGCTCAACGAAGCAGGCGCACTTCCGTATTTGGACGGTCATTATGATTGGGCAATGCTGTGCATAGGTTATTGCTTCACCAAAGGGTTTACCGACATACCAGGCAAACTGAATCCCGCACCCGATGCCAAGGGAACGGAAATTCCTTCTTTCCAGACCTGTTTTCAGGATTATTCGCGCCTGTGGCTGGTGATGCTGAGTGATGCGTTATTCCGCTTAAATCCTGATCGGGATTTAGGCAAGGAAGATTTGTATGCGCTGATTCATTCTTTATGGCATACCGGCGCGGTAGAGCTGAATGGTTTATGGGAAGGCTGTAAGCGGTTCAAGCCCGATGATGAATTGGCTGCAAGGCAGACTTTTTTGAATGAGCTCACCGATTTGGCTGTGAAAAATGCAGGTTTGGGAAGCATGACAGAGATTTCAGACGGTCAAGCTGAACAAGGACCGTCTGAGAACCAAGAGCAACGTCTGAGGAAGGCGTTTGCACAGCAAAATATCGGCATTGCAGATTTGAAATTCAATCATGCAGGCGCACGTTACGACATCTACCGCCTGCGCTTGAGCAGATACACGGATTTGGATAGATACCACCAAGGTTTGTGCTCAGAATTAGGCGTACAAAAAAGTGCACTGCGTATTGAACCATGCTACAACAATGAAAGTCATGCTTATGATGTGAAGCTGTTGCGTGATGAAAATAAGTGGCATAAATTGGGTGCGCAAAAATTTGCCGAAGCCCTGAAAAGTTATGATAAAGATTATATATTGCCCGTGTGCATCGGAATAGACGAATACGGCAAAGCCCATTTTAAGGATTTGGCTTCTGCACCGCATCTGCTGATTGGCGGCACGACAGGGTCGGGCAAATCCGTATTTGTACGCACACTGTTACGCAGTCTGTTTGATTTATGCAAAGGTCAAGACAAAATGGAAGTGGCGATTCTTGACCCTAAAAAAGTCGACTACCGCATTTTTGAAAACGAAGAAGACCTCTATGAAGAACGGATTCTGGACGATTACGACGAAATGTACCAGTTCCTACTTGAAAGTGTGGAAGAATCCGAATGCCGTTATGCACTTATGAGCCGACATCGGGTTGAAAAACTTGCCCAGCTTCCCGAAAATATTCGTCCGCGCTACCGTGTGATTGTGGTTGATGAGTTGGCGAATTTGCTCAAGCATAAGGATGACATTGAAAAACAGCTGATAATGCTGGCTGAGAAAGCAAGGGCTTCCGGTATTCATTTGATTTTGAGTACCCAGCGTCCTGACGCTCAAGTATTAGACGGCACTTTGCGCAGCAATTTACCGGCACGGATTGCGTTGAGTGTACAAAAATCAACCGAATCCAAAATTATCTTAGATGAAACCGGTGCGGAAAATCTGCTTGGCAAAGGCGACCATTTGGTCAAATGGGACAATGGAACGCCGTTTTTCCTGCATGGATTTGATGTGTAA
- the trmL gene encoding tRNA (uridine(34)/cytosine(34)/5-carboxymethylaminomethyluridine(34)-2'-O)-methyltransferase TrmL — MFTIVLYQPEIPPNTGNIIRLCANTGAELHLVKPLGFPLDSTKMKRAGLDYHEFAKLTVHENFGACLKALEGRRIFALTTKGKTRPDKAEFRPGDVFLFGPETRGLPAEILDTLPAGQKLRLPMLPDSRSMNLSNTVAVMLFEAWRQNDYQGGM, encoded by the coding sequence ATGTTTACTATCGTTTTGTATCAACCTGAAATCCCCCCGAATACGGGCAATATCATCCGATTGTGTGCCAATACCGGCGCGGAATTACACTTAGTCAAACCACTCGGATTTCCGCTCGATTCCACCAAAATGAAGCGCGCGGGTTTGGATTATCATGAGTTTGCAAAACTGACGGTACACGAGAATTTCGGAGCCTGCTTGAAAGCACTCGAAGGCCGCCGCATTTTCGCATTGACGACTAAAGGCAAAACCCGCCCCGACAAAGCCGAATTCCGGCCGGGCGATGTGTTTTTGTTCGGACCCGAAACGCGCGGTTTGCCGGCGGAAATTCTCGATACGCTGCCTGCCGGGCAAAAGCTTCGTTTGCCTATGCTGCCGGATAGCCGCAGCATGAATTTATCTAACACTGTTGCCGTGATGCTGTTTGAAGCGTGGCGGCAAAACGATTATCAGGGCGGTATGTAA
- the bioH gene encoding pimeloyl-ACP methyl ester esterase BioH → MPHSAKKVYLIHGWAANRHVFDDFIPRLPHNWAIHALNLPGHGGEPFTDDFDIAAVADHYAAQIDTPAHILGWSLGGLVALYLAARHPDKVKSLCLTASFAKFTAEADYPEGLSNPALAKMAGAFQQDYAKHIKQFLQLQLLHTQNADTILHKVLPDLIRHGAPQALQAALDAVNRADARPFLARIQQPVLLVYGQKDAITPPRMGEYLNRHLPNSTLHLIDHAAHSPFLSHADEFAGVYQRFIEAV, encoded by the coding sequence ATGCCACACTCTGCGAAAAAAGTTTATCTGATTCACGGTTGGGCGGCCAACCGCCATGTTTTCGACGATTTCATACCGCGTTTGCCGCACAATTGGGCAATCCACGCGCTGAACCTTCCCGGCCACGGCGGTGAGCCTTTTACCGACGATTTCGACATTGCCGCCGTAGCTGACCATTACGCCGCACAAATCGACACGCCGGCGCACATTCTCGGCTGGTCGCTCGGCGGCTTGGTTGCGCTTTATCTGGCCGCACGCCACCCCGACAAAGTGAAATCGCTGTGTCTCACCGCCAGCTTTGCCAAATTCACCGCCGAAGCCGATTATCCCGAAGGTTTGAGCAATCCTGCTTTGGCGAAAATGGCCGGTGCGTTTCAGCAGGATTATGCCAAACATATCAAACAGTTTCTACAATTACAATTACTGCACACACAAAATGCCGACACTATTTTGCACAAAGTATTGCCCGATTTAATCCGCCACGGCGCACCGCAAGCCCTGCAAGCCGCTTTGGATGCAGTCAACCGCGCCGATGCACGGCCGTTTTTAGCGCGCATTCAGCAGCCCGTGTTGCTCGTTTACGGTCAAAAAGATGCCATTACGCCGCCCCGCATGGGCGAATATCTCAACCGCCATCTGCCAAACAGCACGCTGCACCTGATCGACCATGCCGCCCACTCCCCGTTTCTCAGCCATGCCGATGAGTTTGCCGGTGTGTATCAACGCTTTATCGAGGCCGTCTGA
- the dndC gene encoding DNA phosphorothioation system sulfurtransferase DndC — protein MNAIPIYAETPFDTIRGQIIEEYLSEEQSYPWIVTFSGGKDSTLVAHLVFEALLALPASMRRREVFFVSNDTLVESPLVVRHMRGELDKILKAAKIFKLPVSGEVTTPKLQETFWTLLIGKGYPSPNRSMRWCTDRLKIQPTSKFILDKVAENGAAIIILGVRKDESATRKASIESHQNLAGSNLTPHGSLPNAFVYRPIVDLSTDDVWEFLAGNNPPWGGSHADLVTLYREAAGGECPIVLSQEEAPGCGTNSSRFGCWTCTVVTKDKSLQGFVDVGKTEYQPLIDFRDWLVEIRNKPEYRQVERRNGTITIKDGKHIPGPFTVEARQMILAKLLEIQTAYGHELITQEEVDLIKRIWAEDLIQSHVRKKS, from the coding sequence ATGAATGCGATACCCATCTATGCAGAAACGCCGTTTGACACCATTCGCGGACAAATAATTGAAGAATACCTGAGTGAGGAACAATCCTATCCGTGGATTGTAACTTTTTCCGGCGGTAAGGACAGTACCTTAGTAGCACATTTGGTTTTTGAAGCCTTGCTTGCACTGCCCGCCAGTATGCGGCGGCGGGAGGTATTTTTCGTATCCAACGACACATTGGTCGAAAGCCCGTTGGTTGTGCGGCATATGCGCGGGGAGTTGGACAAAATTCTGAAAGCCGCCAAGATTTTCAAATTGCCGGTCAGCGGAGAAGTAACGACGCCGAAATTACAGGAAACATTTTGGACTTTGTTAATCGGCAAAGGTTATCCGTCGCCCAACCGCAGTATGCGGTGGTGTACAGACCGCCTGAAAATCCAGCCTACCAGTAAATTTATTCTGGACAAAGTGGCGGAAAATGGTGCGGCTATTATTATTTTAGGCGTGAGGAAAGACGAATCCGCAACCCGTAAAGCCAGTATTGAAAGCCATCAAAACTTAGCCGGTTCTAATCTGACACCGCACGGCAGTCTGCCTAATGCCTTTGTGTACCGTCCGATTGTCGATTTAAGCACGGATGACGTATGGGAATTTTTAGCAGGAAATAATCCGCCGTGGGGTGGTTCGCACGCGGATTTGGTCACACTGTACCGCGAAGCGGCGGGCGGAGAATGTCCGATTGTTTTATCACAGGAAGAAGCCCCGGGTTGCGGCACCAATTCCAGCCGTTTTGGTTGCTGGACATGTACGGTCGTAACGAAAGACAAGAGTCTTCAAGGATTTGTCGATGTCGGCAAAACCGAATATCAGCCATTGATTGATTTCAGGGATTGGCTGGTGGAAATCCGCAATAAACCCGAATACCGCCAAGTAGAACGGCGCAACGGCACCATTACGATTAAAGACGGCAAACACATTCCCGGCCCGTTTACCGTGGAAGCCAGACAAATGATATTGGCTAAATTATTGGAAATTCAGACGGCCTACGGGCATGAATTGATTACTCAGGAAGAAGTAGATTTGATTAAACGGATTTGGGCGGAAGATTTGATTCAATCGCATGTAAGGAAAAAATCATGA
- the ruvA gene encoding Holliday junction branch migration protein RuvA, giving the protein MISRLTGKLIDKQPPQIVIDVNGVGYEVDVSMQTFYNLPALNETVQLYTQLAVREDAHLLFGFATAAERATFRQLVKVSGIGAKTALGILSAMNADELAQAVAEEDVKRLSSAPGIGKKTAERMVLELRGKLVSENISDGLFAPTQSADETDDIVSTLLALGYNEREAKAAVKGIPKGTDVGEGVRLALKNLLK; this is encoded by the coding sequence ATGATCAGCAGACTCACCGGCAAACTCATCGACAAACAGCCGCCGCAAATCGTCATTGATGTCAACGGCGTCGGCTATGAAGTCGATGTATCGATGCAAACCTTTTACAACCTGCCTGCATTGAATGAAACCGTGCAGCTTTATACCCAATTGGCGGTGCGCGAAGATGCGCATTTGCTGTTTGGCTTTGCCACGGCGGCAGAGCGGGCGACTTTCCGCCAATTGGTAAAGGTGAGCGGCATCGGTGCCAAAACCGCCTTAGGCATTTTATCGGCCATGAACGCCGACGAACTGGCACAGGCGGTGGCTGAAGAAGACGTGAAGCGTCTGTCTTCCGCGCCTGGCATCGGCAAGAAAACCGCTGAGCGCATGGTGCTGGAATTGCGCGGCAAGCTGGTGTCGGAAAATATTTCAGACGGCCTGTTTGCCCCAACCCAGAGCGCAGACGAAACCGACGACATTGTCAGCACTTTGCTGGCCTTGGGCTACAACGAGCGCGAAGCCAAAGCGGCGGTGAAAGGCATTCCGAAAGGCACCGACGTCGGTGAAGGCGTGCGCTTGGCTTTGAAGAATTTACTGAAGTAA
- a CDS encoding helix-turn-helix domain-containing protein has protein sequence MIAPKTGANSIVPKIGAMKNLRLSIYSSEHIHLRQILTKRRLELGLSQRALADRLDVIHSFIGKVETGDRRLDLFEFLAYCEGLELNALNVIEEIIQRAKPNKW, from the coding sequence TTGATTGCACCTAAAACAGGTGCAAATAGTATTGTACCTAAAATCGGTGCAATGAAAAACCTACGCCTCTCTATTTATTCAAGTGAACATATACATCTGCGGCAAATACTGACTAAGCGGCGGCTTGAACTGGGCTTGTCCCAACGGGCATTGGCAGATCGGCTTGATGTCATACATTCTTTTATCGGCAAAGTGGAAACCGGCGACCGCCGCTTGGATTTGTTTGAATTTCTGGCTTATTGCGAGGGCTTGGAATTGAATGCCCTGAATGTCATAGAGGAAATTATTCAGAGAGCGAAACCGAATAAATGGTAG
- a CDS encoding AAA family ATPase — protein MWIHSIRLRNFKSYDNAVFHFPEPEGERNIVLIGAQNGHGKTTLLEAVYLCLYDKDAVSHLQRAGLNGKEKGYADFLQSALHHQAETKYHRKEMSLEVEICQYRQDSKYSLRIKRKWYFDTQGKYQPADDSAVIELAKNGKYEWVREDMVGHYLNAFALPIDYAPFFFFDGEKIVKTAEGSGAGVWLRQALKGLLGVTLLEKLRDSLRSYRTQNIPKNADKRMREQLADAELRLSQAEVSLDVLNEELSDANTQWQHWTEKRDSLMQQLGGGSDIRTSQDLMQQRERLEQEMTEFQSHIKAAVKAMPLAFLPRGRLNDLQKQLEHEKNRLNHEAGKNQIAEKVDDFWNAFVASEKVNRAFGEMAEVIFRRPLLKDAVAECWEQLFYPLPENCAGNIEHNYLSVNAHAEIQNEIARLSGMPQGEISKLLAEQEKREAERKRIIGEIENLKGTNNDELVGQLQEANQETDKYKECLGHLKSNKIQQEQSKERCLKEISDLQNQISNSNPQLLKSRRAGEVGEVIELLTAELLKQKVEEVGEAATRINRSIAHDERIDRIRIGADGTMVLFGRDGRESRVDLSAGQMQILIMSLVSALAEVTRYQAPFIIDTPLARLDEGHREGLFNHWSHLSQQVILLSQDTEITPEVYRRLEPHISRTYLVEAESLASAGARSQVTADVYFE, from the coding sequence ATGTGGATACACTCAATCCGCTTGCGGAACTTTAAGTCTTACGATAATGCGGTTTTTCACTTTCCCGAACCCGAAGGAGAACGCAATATCGTCTTAATCGGCGCACAAAACGGGCACGGCAAAACCACGCTCTTGGAAGCGGTTTACCTGTGTCTGTACGACAAAGACGCAGTCAGCCACCTTCAGCGCGCCGGTTTGAACGGTAAAGAAAAAGGCTATGCCGATTTTCTTCAATCTGCGCTGCACCATCAGGCAGAAACCAAATATCACCGCAAAGAAATGTCCTTAGAGGTGGAAATCTGCCAATACCGTCAAGACAGCAAATACAGCTTGCGTATCAAACGCAAATGGTATTTCGACACACAAGGAAAATACCAGCCTGCCGACGACTCGGCCGTCATCGAATTGGCGAAAAACGGCAAGTACGAATGGGTTAGGGAAGATATGGTGGGACACTATCTGAATGCCTTTGCCCTGCCGATTGACTACGCACCGTTTTTCTTTTTTGACGGAGAGAAAATTGTCAAAACGGCGGAGGGAAGCGGTGCAGGCGTTTGGCTTAGGCAGGCACTTAAAGGGTTGCTGGGCGTAACCTTATTGGAAAAACTGCGGGACAGTTTAAGAAGCTACCGCACCCAAAATATTCCGAAAAACGCCGATAAAAGAATGCGGGAACAATTGGCAGATGCGGAACTCAGGTTAAGTCAGGCTGAGGTTTCTTTGGATGTACTTAACGAGGAATTATCTGACGCAAATACACAATGGCAGCATTGGACAGAGAAACGCGACAGCCTGATGCAGCAACTTGGCGGCGGCAGCGATATACGCACATCTCAGGATTTGATGCAGCAACGTGAACGGCTGGAGCAGGAGATGACTGAGTTTCAAAGCCATATCAAAGCCGCCGTTAAAGCGATGCCGCTGGCCTTTTTGCCGAGAGGCCGTCTGAATGACTTACAAAAACAATTGGAGCACGAGAAAAACCGTTTGAACCATGAAGCGGGTAAAAACCAAATTGCCGAAAAAGTCGATGATTTTTGGAATGCGTTTGTTGCCAGTGAAAAAGTGAATCGGGCATTTGGAGAAATGGCTGAGGTGATTTTTCGCCGACCTTTGCTGAAAGATGCGGTAGCAGAGTGTTGGGAGCAATTGTTTTATCCGCTGCCTGAAAACTGTGCCGGTAACATCGAACACAATTATCTTTCGGTCAATGCCCATGCTGAAATTCAAAACGAAATTGCCCGCTTAAGCGGTATGCCGCAAGGTGAAATCAGCAAACTGTTGGCAGAACAAGAAAAACGGGAAGCCGAACGGAAACGCATTATCGGCGAAATCGAAAATTTGAAAGGAACCAATAATGACGAATTGGTCGGGCAGCTTCAAGAAGCCAATCAAGAAACGGATAAATACAAAGAATGTTTGGGTCATCTGAAAAGCAATAAGATTCAACAAGAGCAATCTAAAGAACGCTGCCTTAAAGAAATTTCCGATTTGCAGAATCAGATTAGTAACAGCAACCCGCAATTACTTAAATCCCGTCGCGCGGGCGAAGTGGGCGAAGTGATTGAACTGCTGACAGCGGAATTATTGAAACAGAAAGTTGAAGAAGTCGGCGAAGCGGCGACACGGATTAACCGTTCTATTGCGCACGACGAGCGCATCGACCGTATCCGCATCGGCGCAGACGGCACAATGGTTTTGTTCGGCAGGGACGGCCGCGAATCACGGGTGGACTTGTCTGCCGGGCAGATGCAGATTCTGATTATGTCTTTGGTGTCTGCATTGGCGGAAGTAACACGTTATCAGGCACCGTTCATCATTGATACGCCGTTGGCACGTTTGGACGAAGGTCATCGCGAAGGCTTGTTCAACCATTGGAGTCATTTAAGCCAGCAGGTGATTTTGCTGTCGCAAGACACCGAGATTACCCCCGAAGTTTACCGTCGTTTGGAACCGCATATCAGCCGCACTTATCTGGTAGAGGCCGAGTCTCTGGCCAGTGCCGGTGCGCGTTCGCAGGTTACCGCCGATGTGTATTTTGAATAA
- a CDS encoding septal ring lytic transglycosylase RlpA family protein translates to MTLSRHTLFATLTAVAIGVFSIGNASAQTAKGALLAKQAGEIIVTQQDSIVRAEKLHPSANRSYKVAGKRYQPMTKVSSFSQSGNASWYGDKFHGRKTASGEHYDMLAMTAAHRTLPIPSYAKVTNTRNGKSVIVRVNDRGPFHGNRVMDLSKAAAQKLGFINQGTAHVKIEQIVPGVKPQQAAAPKAVSPKNTAPAAIAALSPAQEIYVDLKAFGTERDAQAYIDRTTEQLASSLTSPKMAVEKRGHEYVVRMGPFTAQERADEAQTRVRSLAYGSVDSTI, encoded by the coding sequence TTGACCTTAAGCCGCCATACTTTATTCGCCACGCTGACGGCAGTTGCCATCGGCGTTTTCTCCATCGGTAACGCATCGGCGCAAACCGCCAAAGGTGCGCTGTTGGCCAAGCAGGCCGGCGAAATCATCGTGACCCAGCAAGACAGCATCGTGCGTGCTGAGAAACTGCACCCTTCTGCCAACCGCAGCTACAAAGTAGCAGGCAAACGTTACCAACCGATGACTAAAGTATCGTCGTTCAGCCAAAGCGGCAACGCTTCATGGTATGGCGACAAATTCCACGGCCGCAAAACCGCCAGCGGCGAGCATTACGATATGCTCGCCATGACCGCTGCCCACCGCACCCTGCCGATTCCGAGCTACGCTAAAGTGACCAACACCCGCAACGGCAAAAGCGTGATTGTGCGCGTAAATGACCGCGGTCCGTTCCATGGCAACCGCGTAATGGATTTATCCAAAGCCGCCGCGCAAAAACTCGGTTTCATCAACCAAGGCACGGCTCATGTGAAAATCGAGCAGATTGTGCCGGGCGTAAAACCGCAACAAGCTGCTGCACCTAAAGCCGTTAGCCCGAAAAATACCGCGCCGGCTGCCATTGCCGCCTTGTCGCCTGCACAAGAAATCTATGTGGATTTGAAAGCCTTCGGTACCGAGCGTGATGCACAGGCCTACATCGACCGCACCACCGAGCAGCTGGCTTCTTCTTTGACCAGCCCGAAAATGGCGGTTGAAAAACGCGGCCACGAATATGTGGTGCGCATGGGTCCGTTTACTGCGCAAGAGCGTGCGGATGAAGCCCAAACCCGTGTCCGCAGCTTGGCATACGGCAGCGTAGATTCGACGATTTAA